Within the Montipora foliosa isolate CH-2021 chromosome 11, ASM3666993v2, whole genome shotgun sequence genome, the region AAGCAACCGGTATCATCCTTCCACTAGCGCATGACAGGAGTCAATATTTGATTTGCAACATCATGTTCCACTTCGGCCATTTCAGTCCTTTTTCAGCAGCATATCACAACAAGTGGCAAATGAAGTTTAATGGCGTAGTTCCCACAAGGCTCCTGTAGCTGAATTGGAGCATTCGAACAAGAAATCGGGAAGTCAAATGTTCGACTTTAATAGCAATAGAGTATCCTCGATAATTCCCGAGTCAACATCACACCGAAAAGAGTAAATTTCTTCATTAACATAGGCCATCTTCTGCACAACACTTGCGCGAATATATATAAGCGCAAGCGTAAATAAGTTCTCAAGGTCTTCGGATGCCTTCTGATCAGATGTAGTGCTTTGTTTACCAATAATTTTGCCCATTGGGTACTCTAAGATGTGTAACAAGAAAGGGTAATGTGACACAATGGATTATTTATAAATCGTACAGAAGTGCGCTGCATTTTAAACCACGGCTTTATTTTGCTAATTTCAATATCTTAAATTGGACTGGCTCGTTTGTGGACAAAAATTCTGTGTTCGTTTAATTGCTGACAGTTCCGTATGTCAAGTCGGTAAGTTgagaaaaatgtcaaaaaagaTTATTTGCCTTTGACTTTTGCACGTTATCAACGTTCAATCAAACTCAGTGTAGCTCAGCGTGTCGTATGTCATGCGTACAAATATCCTTTCCTTATTTCCCTCCATGGCTCGACGCTAACtgtgttttcctttctttcagcGAGATACCTTGTCGGCGGGATGCAACTCACAGCCTCAGGAAAGCCACAAATATAATTGCTcgcttttatttatttgtttttcgtCACATTCCTAAAATGAGGCTTCATCCTCGAAGATGTGTTCGAAATTTCACAATCATTATTCTGTTGTTATTCGGAACCTTAACGATTACAAAGTGGCGACGAAAATCGGAAACCCCGAGTTTTTTGGAGACACAACAGCAGCCGGGCAAGACTAGCACAACCAACCTCGCTAGGCTTGCCACTAAAGGCACTGATACTGAACATGCCACGTCCCGTGTCAACTCCAATACAGCCAAACAATATCAAGCTCAGATTATTTCATCTCCAAAGAAACCGAAAGTAGATATCTTACTGGAAAGACTTCCAATGAGGCTTTTAATATTAGTCTATACGTTAAATGGCAACGAAGTGAAATGGGTAGGAGAAAACAGAGAGGAGTGCAATTTGGATACAACTGGTGAAAATTTCGTGCAATGTCCTCTAGAACGATTTGAAATTACCTATGACAAACAACGCTTTAGCGAGAGCAATTTAGTCGTGTTTCACTCAAATAACATGCCGAATTTAGGCCATCTTGTCGCTTTGTCGAAAACCAGACCAATTTCGCAACGCTGGGTTTATCACACAATGGAGAGTCCAAGAGTTACCCCGGATCCTGGCTTCCTCAAGGGATTTTTCAACGCGACCTGGACTTACAGAAGTGATTCCGATTTTTCTGCTGCGTATGCAACATATGCCCCTTTAAGGCTAACAGAGAAAGCCGAGGCAATGGCAGTTGATtacacaaaaggaaaaatgaaactTGTAGCCTGGATGGTGAGTAATTGTGGACCTCGTCTCCGACTAGATTTTGTCAAGCAATTGAAACAGTTCATAGATGTTGACGCATACGGAAGATGCTCGCAGTTTCTTGGCAAGAAATTGTCTTGCTCAAAATCGAGAGAAAAGCAATGCCTTAAACCGTACAAGTTCTACCTCGCATTTGAGAATGTTCTTTGCAAGGATTACATCACCGAAAAATACTGGGAACACTTAGGTAAGTTCAATCAATCGATGGCTTGAATTATAAAACAGAagtaatgcgccgatcaaatcgaaacttcaacaccccCTCCTTCCCCCACTgcccgggcaaaccccggggagtggggaatttgacctttgcattggtggggtggggaaaattgaaccggtagtgtcaggtttcaaatcagGCGTCGAAGTggccttccttttttttttccgtttaccgtcgaatgcgtttcctgatatgcgtttcctaaaaaaaaatcatgactattctcggaatcggaggtctggtaccccagcatcatagctgtggagccaggaaaacagcaagacgtgaacccaaaatcaatatggcggaaaaatTGGGTAAAAGGATCAACCgccgaaactcctatgcgacataaaaatggcttaaaaacgtcgttccctatttttttttttttttcggaaaatgccaaaaatttgggtcggtcggacgacggagaaaaaaaaaggggatggcctaacATCTATAACACGTGTTTGGACAAGGTGGAAAACATtaaggaagagatatagcatttgtgatcttttggcttacaaaaaaggtcttcaaaagttgtgTAGCATTTTTAAAGGTACAGCTGTATGCAAAGTAGAGAGGgctttaaatattaatttttttagatTGTAAAAATGTAGATTTTTTATATAATGAGTGTTTGTCTGCAGAAGTTTTTAGCATAGACATAAAACAGCAGTGAAGACCAGTGaacagtgaaagaaaaaaaaaacactgtcgaATGAAAAACCGCGTTGGcttaaactgcagaataccctgccactcgaaaaACATTCTACGTAGCCGGCTAACTAATTAATATGTACGTCTAGTTCTTAGAGTTTTTTCCTGTTATTAAAGACGACAGCTGCAGGAGGGGGAATTTggcagacaaatccgacgatagggtagggcatttgaactccattttggcccgagggagCTGGAATTCGAACGAACCAATCTTCAAGAGTTCAAATACACGGTGTTTGCCCTTGGTGGGGGAGGGTGGGTGAGAGGTGTTGAATTTTCGAGTCGATTGGCGCATAAGTAACCTTTTGAATGCGAAAACTTTGGCTTATTTTGTAGTGGAAGCGAGGgataaaaacaacatttaaatCAGTTTtgtacaaaaaacaaaacaaaacaaaacaaaaaaacgacaAAGTCCGGCCATTCATTCTGCGAGACGGCTTGTATTCGATATCGTCATCCCAAAAGACAATACAGCAGATAAGTTTACGTTTGCTTTGAATGTCGCTTTAGCTTATCAtttgttctcttttgtttttttttgccacgCCTGATTAATATACATGTCATGTCTGTTTGCGTAATATTTAAATTTATCAGCGTTATCTTTTTTGATGTCAATCTCGAAGAAAATATTGATCATCGGAAGAAACCTTGCtcagatttgttttttttatgtagatttccgtttttgttttgttcgtcgctgaaaatgaaacaaaatttatttcccagtttcgaaaaaaaattaaatgaaaactgCAGCTGCTGTGAGTCTAATACAGCGGAAGATTACAAAGTTAAGTTGCCTTGGCAAGTCGAAGAATCGGCTGTGAAGTCGGGAATACGCAAATTAAACCGAACTCATTTAAAGTCCGAGTTCTCAAAACCTCTTACACTCACTGAAATCATCAAGTAGTCTCGAATGCACCTGCGGTGATTCTtggtgaaataaaaaataatagtaatattgtATTCAGCAGGTAAAATATTTGGCTAATTTTGTGACGGGTTGATTTCCTTGTGTTCAACAAGGGTCCAAAGTACACGTAGTTATCCTGTTTCGCTGACTAATTTTTCTTCCTAACGTATAGTTTtaggcctttttttttcttttacgttGTACATGATAAAGGCCTCAGTGTCTCCAAGTGGAAAATGCTTTCAATTCAGCAGAACATTTGTTGggtgattttcttttttgtcacgCAACGGTACGTCAGTTCTGTAGCGTTGCGTGACAGAGGTCGACCCAAGAACCGGACCATGTTCTCACTAGTTCAGTGATAAACTAGTTGCATTGTTGCTGGCTTTTCGGTACTTTAGCAAGTAACGAGGATAcctttcaaacaaaaaaagaaaactctgcAGCGATTTTCTGCTAagaaactttgttaatatttcttttctagacgtttcttctttcttttcgaGTTACTACGGCTTCGTGTACCTCCAGCCCAGACCTCTCTCGGTTCAGGATTATCCGGTTAATGACAGAACCAATGCCGTTTTTAATTTGTATAAAACATTTGATTCTTTTCTGCGTCCAGTTGGACTCTTTGTAGAATGTTTTGTGCGTCCTAGGACGCCGGCGCAATGGCGCACTCTGGATAGATCTCTCCAAACTTGTGAAGTAGAGTGCgatctaacctgcgatcagccgttcttttttttttcgcgcccTCTTTAAATTAAAGAAGAGAGAGGCGGTTAAGCTCGTTCCTGCAACTGTATTCTCATGTGATATGGGTTGTTTACACGTTACGCCTTGGCCGCTATGCTGAATGGCCGTTGATACTAGAGACGCaaaatccgtccagacgaataaTGAGTCTGTCATGTTACATGATTCGTCTAGTGTAaaacgaactatatgagacgcataatccgtctggTACGTCCTTGGCAAACCATTTTTTCTGCGTGCACGAGACGAATTAAGCGTCTCGAGCAACTATCCACTTTAATACGTCTtcaaagacgcactaaactggatagttcgtccagacgaattatgcgtgaCTAGTATAAGAACGACCAATGACACAATAAATATGTCATAGCTTTCGCTCGTCATCCAGCATTTGTAGAATCAGATTCCTCCTCCccttccccccaccccccccccccatttgaTAAAAAAAGTGCCTGGCAAAGGAAGCCACGTAAAGCATTCTAATCTTGGCAGTATATTACGCCATCACTATGTTTACTACATACTAATGGAATATTGCACCTTTAGTTATGAACTTTCTCACCGCAGGTGATGACAACATAGTCCCTGTTGTGATGGGAGGACTCGAAGGTGACTATGGCAAACTGGCTATACCGGGCTCTTATATCAACGTAATGGACTTCAAAACAGTTAAGGAGCTAGCAGATTACCTTCATTACCTGGATAGAAATAATACAGCATATAACGAATACTTCAAGTGGCGACAAAAGTACCAAAAGAGTCCTTACCACTACCCCCTTTGTAACTTTTGCCGATCGTACGCTTTAAAATCTGAGCTAAGTAAAGTAAAAATTCACCACAGCCTCAAAGATTTTTGGGTTAAACAAGCGAGGTGTGGTGAAGATGatcaaaaaatatatcaaatgTTGACAAAGTAGAAAAAAATATAATGCCCTCCTCGGCTGAAATAATATAGTTTTACTATGTTGCAATCCTGGACTTCGAGAGATGCGACAATTGAGTTAGTTTATGAGAGTTTCAGACAAATTGTTAGAGTGATTGAAAATTCCCTGACAAAGAGaaatgttttgtaaaaaaacgaaGACTTAAAAGCAAATAACACTGCATGTAACTTGACTGTCCTGAATTCGGCTTAGAATTTACTTTAGAGGGGTAGACTTAAAGACAGGGAAATCAGATTGCCTTCTGTCGTGTAACTTTTATTCCTGATGGGTCCACACTCTCTTCAATTTTCATgggaaagtttcttttgctctaaatctaGGTCTCATCATCTCGTCATGTCATCATTTATGTGTATAAATTTTGACGCGGAGTTAAATGTGCGAGGATCACTCAACAAACCAGCTGTTTTGCAAACGTCTTGGGAATCCAATTTTCTGCTCGGTAGGGTAGTACCTCTTGTGGATCACTATTTTCCGTTGGCTGTATAATGTCGTACTGCCTactgttttctgtgctaaatccactGTTATATTTGTTccttctattgttcttttggccaatcataaagtCATATTCTGACCGTCCGTGTTTGAATGGATGAGATCAAGAGAAattgaggggacagagagggaggctcaaggcgttggccgggatatgttatgtccaagaaagttattttagacgagcggaagtctttgttctagggcaagtctgtcttccgagacgtccgcacacagtcttgcttcgctctcaggtttttagtgaaaagagaaaatgatggcgcacgtggaagacTGATGAAtatgtattttctttcaaacattggaccgaggttggcctgcatgcggacgtctcggaagacttccgcaagtctaaaaataactttcgtggacatgacatatcccaagggctggaccgggagcctccttctctgtcccctcattttctcttgatgagATGAACAACGTCTTACCACCGAACAGAAACCCCGGCTTCACCTAGCTCTTCGAACAAAAATGGGGGAAGAAATATCACGCAGAGGTCTGCGACTTGACTAATAGAACTTTGCAAACTACCGGTAGCTGCCTATTTGCGAAATGACAGGTGGGCAGTCTCGCCTACGCCAACTCACCTACAcagtttcaacaaatgagcgTCCATCAATTGAATCTCCTTTAAAGTTACGCTAAAAATTTCTTCGGAATTCAAGAGGATACAAATTTGATAATGATGTGATAAACGTGTAATGCGCGAGAAAAACCGATTTGCGCCAGTTGACAGTTGATTTCGTAAAGTCCTAACAAAATGCCCGAGTTTTGTTCAATTTTGATCCCTGACTAAAAGTGCCTATAACCTCAACAAACGTTTCCATCTTATTTATTCTTCGAAATTGTCTCAAATATATTGGGTTGTTTTTAGAACCCTTTTACGAGTGGATGCGCGCATGCGCAAGAGCAAGTATCGAAATTGGGGGAAAGAGCGTTGAACCGTGTTAGCAAAATGAATAATCGTGTGATGTTCGGAAAAGATGAAATGGAGTGGCGCCAGTGTGAGCAATGTTTCGGGTGAGAAGAAAAGGAATGGCGCGAGTATATGAGGGGTGATGGAGTTCAAGAAGTGCTTACACATCGGCTTTTTATCGACGTTTTTGTGGCAAGTAGTGAGGTTAGGGGAACCGGGAGTGTGGACTTCCATTAATACAGTACTATGCCATCATGGCCGGTAGTGCGGAGTTTGCAAATATGATCTAACGCTTTTCATTCCGGTTATGCGTCGTTTCACTTGAGGACATCGACGAATTATACGGTGAGTgcttttaaattctaaaaaaaacttttgtaaGCTTAAGCTACTTTTGCTCTTAAACTGTACGTTCCCTTCGTGATTTAGTTTTAGTTTAATCGTGAAGTTTATTCTGTTCTTCGTGAAACCTACGTTTATACGGCAGATTTCTGGACGACCCGAAGAATAACGAGGCTACTGTAACTTTGCGTTTTTTCTGAGATATCGATCCGCCATTAACGTTTCGTTTTGGGTTTTGCTCCACAGCCAAAATGATAATAGTAAGGAAACCTTTACGGTCAATGAGACGTTAGTGTGAACTGGCAAAACGACTCGGTGACGACATACTGTTGACTGTAAATCAAataatgtatagatttagccatgcctaaaagcggagctcctgtgTTATTTATTCTTTCAATCAGTTAACCTggtttgagcctgcaatccaatcgaaaaccagggcctggtcagcggtcaacttaaaaagtCGATAAGCTTTAAcattgagcctgcgatatggtcacgtgatactggtcaaaGGATTCCATGTTTTGACAGGTGTAGCTTAATCATGTATGGCACCAAAATAATATGGGTTGGAAATACCACATTGAACAAActgtcaaaaaagaaaacacaagaCTTGACTATCTACGAGAAACCATTGGAAGTCGGCTCGACCATTTACTGTACTGAAATTTGTCTTCTCTTGGACTGCCCCCAATACCTTGCAGATGACCTCCAGAGAGTACAAAACAGGAGTCTGGGCATCATTGGTGCTGCTAGATCAACCACATCATCATTAGATGAAAGACGACCACAGTACACAAAACGAGAACTTAAAAGAACATTGAATACTAGCTGCTGAACACCCTAATCAAGTATTTATTAGTACACATGTAAATAGGAACCATATCCTCAGatcaaatcaacaaattaatgtaAAAATACTAAGATCAGGCACTAAAAGACATATGAACTCATTTATACCTAGAACAACAAGACTAATTTAAAGATAATCATGGTTAAACCTATTAAGTGTACATGCATTCAAAATCTGAATTCATGCATTTTGATATATGTTTATTTTACATGTTAATCTATTGTATATTTTTCCAAGGTCGAtaataacctcttactaaccgagcgcgagggccgtactggggaatattggcccgaggtcgtgacagtacggaccgagcgcagcgaggtccgtacaaaaacgaccgagggccaatattccccagtacggctcgagctagctaggttagtaagtagtttattatatggcactcggCTCAtgc harbors:
- the LOC137975196 gene encoding alpha-(1,3)-fucosyltransferase 7-like, whose product is MFRDKARWEFEDLHCHNFLFAVQGTNIRLKLQVVFYEIPVTERTIDLYISIKCEIPCRRDATHSLRKATNIIARFYLFVFRHIPKMRLHPRRCVRNFTIIILLLFGTLTITKWRRKSETPSFLETQQQPGKTSTTNLARLATKGTDTEHATSRVNSNTAKQYQAQIISSPKKPKVDILLERLPMRLLILVYTLNGNEVKWVGENREECNLDTTGENFVQCPLERFEITYDKQRFSESNLVVFHSNNMPNLGHLVALSKTRPISQRWVYHTMESPRVTPDPGFLKGFFNATWTYRSDSDFSAAYATYAPLRLTEKAEAMAVDYTKGKMKLVAWMVSNCGPRLRLDFVKQLKQFIDVDAYGRCSQFLGKKLSCSKSREKQCLKPYKFYLAFENVLCKDYITEKYWEHLGDDNIVPVVMGGLEGDYGKLAIPGSYINVMDFKTVKELADYLHYLDRNNTAYNEYFKWRQKYQKSPYHYPLCNFCRSYALKSELSKVKIHHSLKDFWVKQARCGEDDQKIYQMLTK